Proteins from one Malania oleifera isolate guangnan ecotype guangnan chromosome 4, ASM2987363v1, whole genome shotgun sequence genomic window:
- the LOC131153711 gene encoding uncharacterized protein LOC131153711, with amino-acid sequence MSKPIAPNLCFLKKSRRARKFKLLKHYNYGFLQEYQFSPSNSAPLFQHRRKALFDKRNGKDSYSLFFCLSRCFWGSRAGWGDGGCALELDTAVLPAIENGAVNFAREYSPEPLDSGDEEDDSNVDQRAERFIERFYEEMRKQSRESVLQLMTVE; translated from the coding sequence ATGTCAAAACCCATTGCCCCAAATCTCTGTTTTCTCAAGAAATCGAGGCGAGCCAGGAAGTTCAAGCTGCTGAAGCACTACAACTATGGTTTTCTTCAAGAGTACCAGTTCTCTCCTTCAAACAGTGCTCCTCTGTTTCAGCACCGCAGGAAGGCTCTTTTCGATAAGAGAAATGGTAAAGATAGCTATTCCCTGTTCTTCTGTCTCAGCAGGTGCTTTTGGGGGTCGAGGGCTGGGTGGGGAGATGGAGGTTGTGCGCTGGAGCTGGACACAGCAGTACTGCCCGCCATTGAAAATGGGGCTGTTAATTTTGCGAGGGAGTACTCGCCAGAGCCTCTGGATTCCGGCGATGAAGAAGACGACTCAAATGTTGATCAGAGAGCAGAGAGGTTTATTGAGAGATTCTATGAAGAGATGAGGAAACAGTCGAGGGAATCAGTTTTGCAGCTCATGACAGTGGAGTGA